Proteins encoded together in one Camelus dromedarius isolate mCamDro1 chromosome 11, mCamDro1.pat, whole genome shotgun sequence window:
- the L3MBTL2 gene encoding lethal(3)malignant brain tumor-like protein 2 isoform X2 yields the protein MEKPRGVEETPSSEPMEEEEEDDDLELFGGYDSFRSYNSSAGSESSSYLEESSEAENEDREAGELPTSPLHLLSPGTPRSLDGSGSEPAVCEMCGIVGTREAFFSKTKRFCSVSCSRSYSSNSKKASILARLQGKPPTKKAKVLHKAAWSAKIGAFLHSQGTGQLADGTPTGQDALVLGFDWGKFLKDHSYKAAPVSCFKHVPLYEQWEDVMKGMKVEVLNSDAVLPSRVYWIASVIQAAGYRVLLRYEGFENDGSHDFWCNLGTVDVHPIGWCAINSKILVPPRTIHAKFTDWKGYLMKRLVGSRTLPVDFHIKGMRLEVVDKSQVSRTRMAVVDTVIGGRLRLLYEDGDSDDDFWCHMWSPLIHPVGWSRRVGHGIKLSERRSDMAHHPTFRKIYCDAVPYLFKKVRAVYTEGGWFEEGMKLEAIDPLNLGNICVATICKVLLDGYLMLCVDGGPSTDGSDWFCYHASSHAIFPATFCQKNDIELTPPKGYETHTFNWETYLEKTKSKAAPSRLFNMDCPNHGFKVGMKLEAVDLMEPRLICVATVKRVVHRLLSIHFDGWDSEYDQWVDCESPDIYPVGWCELTGYQLQPPVAAEPTTPLKAKEATKKKKKQFGKKRKRIPPTKTRPLRQGSKKPLLEDDVQATERIPSEPGPDEIITVRVKEEHLDMATPDKAPSPELPVPIENIKQETDD from the exons ATGGAGAAGCCCCGGGGCGTCGAG GAGACTCCGTCTTCAGAACcaatggaagaggaagaggaagatgatgACTTGGAGCTCTTTGGTGGCTATGACAGTTTCCGGAGTTACAACAGCAGTGCGGGCAGTGAGAGCAGCTCCTATTTAGAGGAGTCGAGTGAAGCAGAAAATGAGGATCGGGAAGCAGGGGAGCTGCCCACCTCCCCCCTGCATTTGCTCAGCCCTGGGACACCCCGCTCCTTGGATGGCAGTGGTTCTGAGCCAG CTGTCTGTGAGATGTGTGGTATTGTGGGTACAAGGGAAGCCTTCTTCTCCAAGACAAAGAGATTCTGCAGCGTCTCCTGTTCCAGAAGCTACTCCTCCAACTCCAAGAAAGCCAGTATCCTGGCTAGATTACAG GGAAAACCACCTACCAAGAAAGCTAAAGTCCTGCACAAAGCTGCCTGGTCTGCCAAAATCGGGGCCTTCCTCCACTCCCAAGGGACAGGACAGCTCGCAGACGGGACACCAACAGGGCAGGATG CACTGGTCTTGGGTTTCGACTGGGGGAAGTTCCTGAAGGACCACAGTTACAAGGCTGCTCCTGTCAGCTGCTTTAAACAC gTCCCACTCTACGAGCAGTGGGAGGATGTGATGAAGGGGATGAAGGTGGAGGTGCTCAACAGCGATGCTGTGCTTCCCAGCCGAGTGTACTGGATCGCCTCGGTCATCCAGGCGGCAG GGTACCGGGTGCTGCTCCGCTATGAAGGCTTTGAAAACGACGGCAGCCATGACTTCTGGTGCAACCTGGGAACTGTGGACGTCCACCCCATTGGCTGGTGTGCCATCAACAGCAAGATTCTGGTGCCCCCGCGGA cCATCCACGCCAAGTTCACCGATTGGAAGGGCTACCTCATGAAGCGGCTGGTGGGCTCCAGGACGCTCCCCGTGGATTTCCATATCAAG GGCATGCGGCTAGAGGTGGTGGACAAGTCCCAGGTGTCACGGACCCGCATGGCTGTGGTGGACACAGTGATCGGGGGTCGCCTGCGGCTCCTCTACGAGGACGGTGACAGCGACGACGACTTCTGGTGCCACATGTGGAGCCCCCTGATCCACCCAGTGGGTTGGTCACGACGTGTCGGCCATGGCATCAAGCTGTCAG AGAGGCGCAGTGACATGGCCCACCATCCCACCTTCCGGAAAATCTACTGTGACGCTGTTCCTTACCTGTTCAAGAAG GTTCGAGCTGTCTACACAGAAGGCGGTTGGTTTGAGGAGGGGATGAAACTGGAGGCCATCGACCCCCTGAATTTGGGCAACATCTGCGTGGCGACCATCTGCAAG GTTCTCCTGGACGGCTACCTGATGCTCTGTGTGGACGGGGGACCCTCCACAGACGGCTCAGACTGGTTCTGTTACCATGCCTCTTCCCATGCCATCTTCCCAGCCACCTTCTGCCAGAAGAATGACATTGAGCTCACACCCCCAAAAG GGTACGAGACACATACTTTCAACTGGGAGACCTACTTGGAGAAGACCAAGTCCAAAGCAGCTCCATCAAGACTCTTTAAcatg gactgCCCCAACCACGGCTTCAAGGTGGGCATGAAGCTGGAGGCCGTGGACCTGATGGAGCCCCGGCTCATCTGCGTGGCCACCGTGAAGCGGGTGGTGCATCGGCTCCTCAGCATCCACTTCGATGGCTGGGACAGCGAGTACGACCAGTGGGTGGACTGTGAGTCCCCGGACATCTACCCTGTCGGCTGGTGTGAGCTCACCGGCTACCAGCTCCAGCCACCTGTGGCCGCAG AGCCGACCACACCTCTAAAAGCCAAAGAggccacaaagaagaaaaagaaacaatttggaaagaaac gaaaaagaataccACCGACCAAGACCCGGCCCCTCAGACAGGGGTCCAAGAAGCCCCTGCTGGAGGACGACGTGCAGGCCACGGAGAGGATCCCGTCCGAGCCTGGTCCCGATGAGA TCATTACCGTGCGTGTGAAGGAGGAGCATCTGGACATGGCCACGCCTGACAAGGCCCCGAGTCCAGAGCTGCCTGTGCCCATCGAGAACATCAAACAGGAGACAGACGACTGA
- the L3MBTL2 gene encoding lethal(3)malignant brain tumor-like protein 2 isoform X1 — MEKPRGVEETPSSEPMEEEEEDDDLELFGGYDSFRSYNSSAGSESSSYLEESSEAENEDREAGELPTSPLHLLSPGTPRSLDGSGSEPAVCEMCGIVGTREAFFSKTKRFCSVSCSRSYSSNSKKASILARLQGKPPTKKAKVLHKAAWSAKIGAFLHSQGTGQLADGTPTGQDALVLGFDWGKFLKDHSYKAAPVSCFKHVPLYEQWEDVMKGMKVEVLNSDAVLPSRVYWIASVIQAAGYRVLLRYEGFENDGSHDFWCNLGTVDVHPIGWCAINSKILVPPRTIHAKFTDWKGYLMKRLVGSRTLPVDFHIKMVESMKYPFRQGMRLEVVDKSQVSRTRMAVVDTVIGGRLRLLYEDGDSDDDFWCHMWSPLIHPVGWSRRVGHGIKLSERRSDMAHHPTFRKIYCDAVPYLFKKVRAVYTEGGWFEEGMKLEAIDPLNLGNICVATICKVLLDGYLMLCVDGGPSTDGSDWFCYHASSHAIFPATFCQKNDIELTPPKGYETHTFNWETYLEKTKSKAAPSRLFNMDCPNHGFKVGMKLEAVDLMEPRLICVATVKRVVHRLLSIHFDGWDSEYDQWVDCESPDIYPVGWCELTGYQLQPPVAAEPTTPLKAKEATKKKKKQFGKKRKRIPPTKTRPLRQGSKKPLLEDDVQATERIPSEPGPDEIITVRVKEEHLDMATPDKAPSPELPVPIENIKQETDD, encoded by the exons ATGGAGAAGCCCCGGGGCGTCGAG GAGACTCCGTCTTCAGAACcaatggaagaggaagaggaagatgatgACTTGGAGCTCTTTGGTGGCTATGACAGTTTCCGGAGTTACAACAGCAGTGCGGGCAGTGAGAGCAGCTCCTATTTAGAGGAGTCGAGTGAAGCAGAAAATGAGGATCGGGAAGCAGGGGAGCTGCCCACCTCCCCCCTGCATTTGCTCAGCCCTGGGACACCCCGCTCCTTGGATGGCAGTGGTTCTGAGCCAG CTGTCTGTGAGATGTGTGGTATTGTGGGTACAAGGGAAGCCTTCTTCTCCAAGACAAAGAGATTCTGCAGCGTCTCCTGTTCCAGAAGCTACTCCTCCAACTCCAAGAAAGCCAGTATCCTGGCTAGATTACAG GGAAAACCACCTACCAAGAAAGCTAAAGTCCTGCACAAAGCTGCCTGGTCTGCCAAAATCGGGGCCTTCCTCCACTCCCAAGGGACAGGACAGCTCGCAGACGGGACACCAACAGGGCAGGATG CACTGGTCTTGGGTTTCGACTGGGGGAAGTTCCTGAAGGACCACAGTTACAAGGCTGCTCCTGTCAGCTGCTTTAAACAC gTCCCACTCTACGAGCAGTGGGAGGATGTGATGAAGGGGATGAAGGTGGAGGTGCTCAACAGCGATGCTGTGCTTCCCAGCCGAGTGTACTGGATCGCCTCGGTCATCCAGGCGGCAG GGTACCGGGTGCTGCTCCGCTATGAAGGCTTTGAAAACGACGGCAGCCATGACTTCTGGTGCAACCTGGGAACTGTGGACGTCCACCCCATTGGCTGGTGTGCCATCAACAGCAAGATTCTGGTGCCCCCGCGGA cCATCCACGCCAAGTTCACCGATTGGAAGGGCTACCTCATGAAGCGGCTGGTGGGCTCCAGGACGCTCCCCGTGGATTTCCATATCAAG ATGGTGGAGAGTATGAAGTACCCTTTTCGGCAGGGCATGCGGCTAGAGGTGGTGGACAAGTCCCAGGTGTCACGGACCCGCATGGCTGTGGTGGACACAGTGATCGGGGGTCGCCTGCGGCTCCTCTACGAGGACGGTGACAGCGACGACGACTTCTGGTGCCACATGTGGAGCCCCCTGATCCACCCAGTGGGTTGGTCACGACGTGTCGGCCATGGCATCAAGCTGTCAG AGAGGCGCAGTGACATGGCCCACCATCCCACCTTCCGGAAAATCTACTGTGACGCTGTTCCTTACCTGTTCAAGAAG GTTCGAGCTGTCTACACAGAAGGCGGTTGGTTTGAGGAGGGGATGAAACTGGAGGCCATCGACCCCCTGAATTTGGGCAACATCTGCGTGGCGACCATCTGCAAG GTTCTCCTGGACGGCTACCTGATGCTCTGTGTGGACGGGGGACCCTCCACAGACGGCTCAGACTGGTTCTGTTACCATGCCTCTTCCCATGCCATCTTCCCAGCCACCTTCTGCCAGAAGAATGACATTGAGCTCACACCCCCAAAAG GGTACGAGACACATACTTTCAACTGGGAGACCTACTTGGAGAAGACCAAGTCCAAAGCAGCTCCATCAAGACTCTTTAAcatg gactgCCCCAACCACGGCTTCAAGGTGGGCATGAAGCTGGAGGCCGTGGACCTGATGGAGCCCCGGCTCATCTGCGTGGCCACCGTGAAGCGGGTGGTGCATCGGCTCCTCAGCATCCACTTCGATGGCTGGGACAGCGAGTACGACCAGTGGGTGGACTGTGAGTCCCCGGACATCTACCCTGTCGGCTGGTGTGAGCTCACCGGCTACCAGCTCCAGCCACCTGTGGCCGCAG AGCCGACCACACCTCTAAAAGCCAAAGAggccacaaagaagaaaaagaaacaatttggaaagaaac gaaaaagaataccACCGACCAAGACCCGGCCCCTCAGACAGGGGTCCAAGAAGCCCCTGCTGGAGGACGACGTGCAGGCCACGGAGAGGATCCCGTCCGAGCCTGGTCCCGATGAGA TCATTACCGTGCGTGTGAAGGAGGAGCATCTGGACATGGCCACGCCTGACAAGGCCCCGAGTCCAGAGCTGCCTGTGCCCATCGAGAACATCAAACAGGAGACAGACGACTGA
- the L3MBTL2 gene encoding lethal(3)malignant brain tumor-like protein 2 isoform X3 produces the protein MEEEEEDDDLELFGGYDSFRSYNSSAGSESSSYLEESSEAENEDREAGELPTSPLHLLSPGTPRSLDGSGSEPAVCEMCGIVGTREAFFSKTKRFCSVSCSRSYSSNSKKASILARLQGKPPTKKAKVLHKAAWSAKIGAFLHSQGTGQLADGTPTGQDALVLGFDWGKFLKDHSYKAAPVSCFKHVPLYEQWEDVMKGMKVEVLNSDAVLPSRVYWIASVIQAAGYRVLLRYEGFENDGSHDFWCNLGTVDVHPIGWCAINSKILVPPRTIHAKFTDWKGYLMKRLVGSRTLPVDFHIKMVESMKYPFRQGMRLEVVDKSQVSRTRMAVVDTVIGGRLRLLYEDGDSDDDFWCHMWSPLIHPVGWSRRVGHGIKLSERRSDMAHHPTFRKIYCDAVPYLFKKVRAVYTEGGWFEEGMKLEAIDPLNLGNICVATICKVLLDGYLMLCVDGGPSTDGSDWFCYHASSHAIFPATFCQKNDIELTPPKGYETHTFNWETYLEKTKSKAAPSRLFNMDCPNHGFKVGMKLEAVDLMEPRLICVATVKRVVHRLLSIHFDGWDSEYDQWVDCESPDIYPVGWCELTGYQLQPPVAAEPTTPLKAKEATKKKKKQFGKKRKRIPPTKTRPLRQGSKKPLLEDDVQATERIPSEPGPDEIITVRVKEEHLDMATPDKAPSPELPVPIENIKQETDD, from the exons atggaagaggaagaggaagatgatgACTTGGAGCTCTTTGGTGGCTATGACAGTTTCCGGAGTTACAACAGCAGTGCGGGCAGTGAGAGCAGCTCCTATTTAGAGGAGTCGAGTGAAGCAGAAAATGAGGATCGGGAAGCAGGGGAGCTGCCCACCTCCCCCCTGCATTTGCTCAGCCCTGGGACACCCCGCTCCTTGGATGGCAGTGGTTCTGAGCCAG CTGTCTGTGAGATGTGTGGTATTGTGGGTACAAGGGAAGCCTTCTTCTCCAAGACAAAGAGATTCTGCAGCGTCTCCTGTTCCAGAAGCTACTCCTCCAACTCCAAGAAAGCCAGTATCCTGGCTAGATTACAG GGAAAACCACCTACCAAGAAAGCTAAAGTCCTGCACAAAGCTGCCTGGTCTGCCAAAATCGGGGCCTTCCTCCACTCCCAAGGGACAGGACAGCTCGCAGACGGGACACCAACAGGGCAGGATG CACTGGTCTTGGGTTTCGACTGGGGGAAGTTCCTGAAGGACCACAGTTACAAGGCTGCTCCTGTCAGCTGCTTTAAACAC gTCCCACTCTACGAGCAGTGGGAGGATGTGATGAAGGGGATGAAGGTGGAGGTGCTCAACAGCGATGCTGTGCTTCCCAGCCGAGTGTACTGGATCGCCTCGGTCATCCAGGCGGCAG GGTACCGGGTGCTGCTCCGCTATGAAGGCTTTGAAAACGACGGCAGCCATGACTTCTGGTGCAACCTGGGAACTGTGGACGTCCACCCCATTGGCTGGTGTGCCATCAACAGCAAGATTCTGGTGCCCCCGCGGA cCATCCACGCCAAGTTCACCGATTGGAAGGGCTACCTCATGAAGCGGCTGGTGGGCTCCAGGACGCTCCCCGTGGATTTCCATATCAAG ATGGTGGAGAGTATGAAGTACCCTTTTCGGCAGGGCATGCGGCTAGAGGTGGTGGACAAGTCCCAGGTGTCACGGACCCGCATGGCTGTGGTGGACACAGTGATCGGGGGTCGCCTGCGGCTCCTCTACGAGGACGGTGACAGCGACGACGACTTCTGGTGCCACATGTGGAGCCCCCTGATCCACCCAGTGGGTTGGTCACGACGTGTCGGCCATGGCATCAAGCTGTCAG AGAGGCGCAGTGACATGGCCCACCATCCCACCTTCCGGAAAATCTACTGTGACGCTGTTCCTTACCTGTTCAAGAAG GTTCGAGCTGTCTACACAGAAGGCGGTTGGTTTGAGGAGGGGATGAAACTGGAGGCCATCGACCCCCTGAATTTGGGCAACATCTGCGTGGCGACCATCTGCAAG GTTCTCCTGGACGGCTACCTGATGCTCTGTGTGGACGGGGGACCCTCCACAGACGGCTCAGACTGGTTCTGTTACCATGCCTCTTCCCATGCCATCTTCCCAGCCACCTTCTGCCAGAAGAATGACATTGAGCTCACACCCCCAAAAG GGTACGAGACACATACTTTCAACTGGGAGACCTACTTGGAGAAGACCAAGTCCAAAGCAGCTCCATCAAGACTCTTTAAcatg gactgCCCCAACCACGGCTTCAAGGTGGGCATGAAGCTGGAGGCCGTGGACCTGATGGAGCCCCGGCTCATCTGCGTGGCCACCGTGAAGCGGGTGGTGCATCGGCTCCTCAGCATCCACTTCGATGGCTGGGACAGCGAGTACGACCAGTGGGTGGACTGTGAGTCCCCGGACATCTACCCTGTCGGCTGGTGTGAGCTCACCGGCTACCAGCTCCAGCCACCTGTGGCCGCAG AGCCGACCACACCTCTAAAAGCCAAAGAggccacaaagaagaaaaagaaacaatttggaaagaaac gaaaaagaataccACCGACCAAGACCCGGCCCCTCAGACAGGGGTCCAAGAAGCCCCTGCTGGAGGACGACGTGCAGGCCACGGAGAGGATCCCGTCCGAGCCTGGTCCCGATGAGA TCATTACCGTGCGTGTGAAGGAGGAGCATCTGGACATGGCCACGCCTGACAAGGCCCCGAGTCCAGAGCTGCCTGTGCCCATCGAGAACATCAAACAGGAGACAGACGACTGA
- the CHADL gene encoding chondroadherin-like protein codes for MAGPQSVSLVLLLPLLLPLGPTWHAAAQRCPQTCVCDNSRRHVACRHQNLTEVPNAIPELTQRLDLQGNMLKVIPPAAFQDLPYLTHLDLRHCQVELVAEGAFRGLGRLLLLNLASNHVSALPQEALDGLGSLQRLELESNMLEELRPGTFGALGALATLNLAHNALVYLPSMAFQGLVRMRWLQLSHNALSVLAPEALAGLPALRRLSLHHNELQSLPGPALSQARGLARLELGHNPFTYVGEEDELALPGLRELMLDHGALQALDPRAFAYCPRLHTLDLRGNQLEALPPLQGPGLLRRLRLQGNPLWCGCQAQPLLEWLARARVSSDGACWGPRRLRGEALDALRPSDLRCSEAGAEEREEELAASQQRAPAGAPKEEAGPCPRACVCAPESRHSGCEGQGLRAVPRGFPNDTQLLDLRRNHFPLVPREAFLGLDLLVSLHLQHCGITELEADALAGLSSLIYLYLSDNRLSGLSAAALEGAPRLGYLYLEHNRFLQVPGAALRALPSLFSLHLQDNAVEHLVPGELSGLQALRWLYLSGNRITQVSPGALGPARELEKLHLDRNQLREVPTRALEGLPALLELQLSGNPLRALRDGAFQPVGHSLQHLFLNSSGLEQISAGAFSGLGPQLQSLHLQKNQLQALPALPGLSQLELIDLSSNPFHCDCQLLPLHRWLTGLNLRVGATCATPSSARGQRVKAAAAVFEACPGWAARKAKRTPAPRPSAQRTPMKGRRQSADKVGKERARL; via the exons ATGGCGGG GCCCCAAAGTGTCTCCTTGgtgctgctgcttcctctgctgctGCCACTGGGGCCAACCTGGCATGCAGCTGCCCAACGCTGCCCGCAGACCTGCGTCTGCGACAATTCCAGGCGGCATGTTGCCTGCCGGCACCAGAACCTCACCGAGGTGCCGAATGCTATCCCTGAG CTGACCCAGAGGCTGGACCTCCAGGGCAACATGCTGAAGGTGATCCCGCCAGCTGCCTTCCAGGACCTGCCTTACCTGACACATCTGGACCTGCGGCACTGCCAGGTGGAGCTGGTGGCCGAGGGTGCCTTCCGTGGCCTGGGCCGCCTGCTCCTCCTCAACTTGGCCTCCAACCACGTGAGCGCGCTGCCCCAGGAGGCGCTGGACGGGTTGGGCTCGCTGCAGCGACTGGAGCTGGAGAGCAACATGCTGGAGGAGCTGCGGCCGGGCACGTTCGGGGCGCTGGGCGCGCTGGCCACGCTGAACCTGGCCCACAACGCTCTCGTCTACCTGCCCTCCATGGCCTTCCAGGGCCTGGTGCGCATGCGTTGGCTGCAGCTGTCCCACAACGCGCTCAGCGTGCTAGCCCCGGAGGCCCTGGCCGGCCTGCCCGCCCTGCGCCGGCTCAGCCTGCACCACAACGAGCTGCAGTCCCTGCCTGGGCCGGCCTTGTCCCAGGCCCGCGGCCTGGCCCGCCTCGAGCTGGGCCACAACCCCTTCACCTACGTGGGGGAGGAGGACGAGCTGGCGCTGCCCGGCCTGCGGGAGCTGATGCTGGACCACGGGGCCCTGCAGGCCCTGGACCCCAGGGCCTTCGCCTACTGCCCCCGCCTGCACACACTGGACCTCCGTGGGAACCAGCTGGAAGCCCTGCCGCCGCTGCAGGGCCCGGGACTGCTGCGCCGGCTGCGGCTGCAGGGGAACCCGCTGTGGTGCGGCTGCCAGGCCCAGCCGCTGCTCGAGTGGCTGGCGCGTGCGCGCGTAAGCTCGGATGGCGCCTGCTGGGGGCCCCGGCGCCTGCGCGGCGAGGCCCTGGACGCCCTGCGGCCCTCAGACCTGCGCTGCTCGGAAGCAGGGgcggaggagagggaagaggagctgGCTGCCTCGCAGCAACGTGCCCCTGCCGGCGCCCCCAAGGAGGAGGCCGGGCCCTGCCCGCGTGCCTGCGTATGCGCCCCGGAGTCCCGGCATAGTGGCTGTGAAGGCCAAGGGCTGCGGGCAGTGCCCCGCGGCTTCCCAAATGACACCCAGCTCCTGGACTTGAGGCGGAACCACTTCCCCTTGGTGCCCCGAGAGGCCTTCCTGGGCCTGGACCTCTTGGTGTCTCTGCACCTGCAGCACTGTGGCATCACGGAGCTGGAGGCAGATGCCCTGGCAGGACTCAGCAGCCTGATCTATCTCTACCTCTCTGATAACAGGCTGTCAGGCCTCAGCGCTGCCGCCCTGGAAGGGGCCCCCCGCCTTGGCTACCTGTACCTGGAGCACAACCGCTTCCTACAGGTGCCAGGGGCTGCCCTGCGCGCCCTGCCCAGCCTCTTCTCCCTGCACCTACAGGACAATGCTGTGGAACACCTGGTCCCCGGGGAGCTGTCAGGCTTGCAGGCCTTGCGCTGGCTCTACCTAAGTGGGAACCGCATCACccaagtgtcccctggggcaCTGGGCCCAGCCCGGGAGCTGGAGAAGCTGCACCTGGACAGGAACCAGCTGCGAGAGGTGCCCACTAGGGCACTCGAGGGGcttcctgctctcctggagctgcAGCTCTCGGGGAACCCACTCAGGGCCCTGCGAGATGGGGCCTTCCAGCCCGTGGGCCACTCACTGCAACACCTCTTCCTGAACAGCAGTGGCCTGGAGCAG ATTTCTGCCGGGGCCTTCTCGGGCCTGGGGCCCCAGCTCCAGAGCCTACACCTGCAGAAGAACCAGCTgcaggccctgcctgccctgcccggTCTCAGCCAGCTGGAGCTCATCGACCTCAGCAGCAATCCCTTCCACTGTGACTGCCAGCTGCTCCCACTTCACAG GTGGCTCACTGGGCTGAACCTGCGTGTTGGGGCCACCTGTGCCACTCCTTCCAGTGCCCGTGGCCAGAGGGTGAAGGCGGCAGCTGCTGTCTTTGAAGCCTGCCCAGGATGGGCTGCCAGGAAGGCCAAGCGGACGCCAGCCCCCCGACCCAGTGCCCAGAGAACCCCCATGAAGGGAAGACGGCAGAGCGCAGACAAG GTTGGGAAGGAGAGAGCCCGCCTCTGA